A stretch of the Bacteroidales bacterium genome encodes the following:
- the dnaN gene encoding DNA polymerase III subunit beta yields MKFVVSSTELLSHLSIVSRVISNKNTLPILDNFLFKLEGNELEITASDLETTLSTRLHLENVMEEGSIAIPFRILVDTLKEFSEQPLTFDINNTNLAVVVNSENGQFNIVGQPAEDFPVRAELKPDRKVTVKVAADLLLSGISKTIFATADDELRPVMNGILMELATDSLSFVASDAHKLVRYRRKDVQSESEASFILPKKPAALLKNILGKESGAIILEFDDKNALFTMSNYTLVCRLVEGSYPNYNSVIPADNPNKLSIDRVELYNGLRRVAVYANQASNLIKLSLGGNQLTVSAQDLDFSISAYERLKCQYDGDEMEIGFKSVFLIEILANISTSDVVLSLSDPSRAGLIFPLVNENADEDILMLLMPMMISA; encoded by the coding sequence ATGAAATTTGTAGTTTCAAGTACCGAACTGTTAAGTCATCTTAGCATTGTTAGTAGGGTAATTAGCAATAAAAACACCCTGCCTATCCTCGATAATTTTCTTTTCAAGCTCGAGGGGAATGAGCTTGAGATAACCGCATCGGATCTGGAAACCACCCTATCCACCCGGTTACATCTCGAAAATGTTATGGAAGAGGGCTCTATCGCTATTCCTTTCCGTATTCTTGTTGATACTCTTAAGGAATTCTCCGAGCAACCTTTAACTTTTGATATTAATAACACAAACCTTGCAGTTGTTGTTAACTCTGAGAATGGACAATTTAATATTGTTGGGCAACCTGCAGAAGATTTCCCAGTACGCGCCGAACTTAAACCAGATCGTAAGGTTACAGTTAAAGTAGCAGCGGATCTTCTTTTAAGCGGAATATCAAAAACCATTTTTGCAACCGCCGATGATGAGTTACGTCCTGTAATGAATGGAATCCTTATGGAATTAGCTACTGATAGCCTTTCTTTTGTAGCTTCTGATGCTCATAAGTTGGTTAGATATAGACGTAAAGATGTTCAATCGGAATCCGAAGCATCATTTATCCTTCCAAAAAAACCAGCAGCATTACTTAAAAATATTCTTGGAAAAGAATCAGGTGCAATTATCTTAGAATTTGATGATAAGAACGCCCTATTTACCATGTCAAACTACACATTAGTTTGTCGCTTGGTAGAAGGTTCATATCCAAACTATAACTCAGTTATACCTGCTGATAACCCAAATAAACTTTCAATTGATAGGGTTGAGTTATATAATGGACTTCGTAGGGTTGCTGTTTATGCAAATCAGGCAAGTAATCTTATTAAATTAAGCCTTGGCGGTAATCAGCTTACGGTTTCGGCTCAGGATCTCGACTTCTCAATATCAGCTTACGAAAGACTTAAATGCCAATACGATGGTGATGAGATGGAAATCGGATTTAAATCTGTTTTCCTTATTGAGATTTTAGCGAATATATCAACTTCTGATGTGGTTCTATCGCTTTCAGATCCTTCAAGGGCTGGTTTAATCTTCCCATTGGTTAATGAGAATGCAGATGAGGACATCTTGATGCTCTTAATGCCAATGATGATTAGTGCTTAA
- a CDS encoding DUF2442 domain-containing protein — translation MYLAVKKVEPINNFKLLLTFENGEKRKFDMNPYLNQGIFKELRNVDKFNTVHLSFDTIEWDNEADFDPETLYALSEKI, via the coding sequence ATGTATTTAGCTGTTAAAAAAGTTGAACCGATTAATAATTTTAAGCTTTTGCTTACTTTTGAAAATGGTGAAAAGCGAAAATTCGATATGAATCCATACTTAAATCAGGGTATATTCAAGGAACTTAGAAATGTAGATAAGTTTAATACTGTTCATTTAAGTTTTGATACTATTGAATGGGATAATGAAGCAGATTTTGACCCAGAAACTCTTTATGCTTTAAGTGAAAAGATATAA